A genomic stretch from Drosophila biarmipes strain raj3 unplaced genomic scaffold, RU_DBia_V1.1 ptg000005l, whole genome shotgun sequence includes:
- the LOC108035842 gene encoding integrator complex subunit 3 homolog isoform X5 has product MDQQQQKSAAHVSKLFVGSAVDIKDEIEEKFERSFVNLQLQIVGLSDKEMHDILSQIVCKDKQHEEISIGFLYVMLTDPAMAPKTYRDVTLVSRDGMNVIVANLTLLVAEKYNKLTEIARRQLIWVLREFVKHQVLSVENVIWNCLRQAGGGDASHRNLFLIESLLDIFTEFRTWLENNPFLIQSAVYSYVRLIEDHANPALLPLRQKEVKFTISLIRERFHDIIPLGRDFVR; this is encoded by the exons ATGgatcagcagcaacagaaaaGTGCTGCTCACGTCTCGAAGCTGTTTGTGGGTTCGGCAGTCGACATTAAAGATGAGATTGAAGAG aaatttgaGCGTTCATTTGTCAATTTGCAGTTGCAAATCGTTGGACTTAGTGATAAGGAAATGCACGATATATTGTCGCAAATTGTCTGCAAAGACAAACAGCACGAAGAGATTTCAATCGGCTTTCTATACGTAATGCTCACCGATCCTGCTATGGCTCCCAAAACGTATCGCGACGTAACGCTTGTATCTAGGGACGGAATGAATGTGATTGTAGCGAACCTCACTCTACTAGTAGCTGAGAAATATAACAAGCTCACTGAAATAGCAAGAAGACAATTAATTTGGGTGTTACGGGAATTCGTAAAGCACCAGGTTCTCAGTGTCGAAAACGTTATTTGGAACTGTCTTCGTCAAGCTGGCGGAGGGGATGCGTCCCACAGAAATCTGTTCCTAATCGAGAgccttttagatatatttaCGGAGTTCAGAACGTGGCTGGAAAACAATCCGTTCCTCATTCAGTCTGCAGTTTACAGCTACGTGCGCCTTATAGAAGACCACGCCAATCCAGCTTTGCTGCCGCTCCGTCAAAAGGAGGTGAAGTTTACGATATCTTTAATACGAGAAAGGTTCCACGATATAATACCTCTAGGAAGGGATTTTGTACG